In a genomic window of Octadecabacter temperatus:
- a CDS encoding SspB family protein has protein sequence MLKGSSTPERCLVSITNQTIDYGNLMHKAMRGLIYEVLTDISANGLPGNHHFFVTFDTMHPDVEIADWLSDRYPGEMTIVIQHQYESLAVTDRGFSITLSFGDTPEPLYVPYDAIKTFVDPSVEFGLRFETQDDEDDEDAPEAPMEVMAEPEEDAPKKDAEVVSLDQFRK, from the coding sequence ATGCTAAAGGGGTCTTCAACACCGGAGCGCTGCCTCGTGTCTATCACAAACCAAACCATTGATTACGGCAACCTGATGCACAAAGCGATGCGCGGGCTGATTTATGAAGTCTTAACAGACATTTCTGCCAATGGTTTGCCGGGCAATCACCACTTCTTTGTGACGTTTGACACCATGCATCCCGACGTCGAAATCGCGGATTGGCTGTCAGACCGTTACCCCGGTGAGATGACCATCGTGATCCAGCACCAATACGAAAGCCTCGCGGTTACGGACCGTGGGTTCTCAATCACGCTCAGCTTTGGCGACACGCCTGAGCCGCTTTATGTGCCCTACGATGCGATCAAAACCTTCGTCGACCCAAGCGTCGAGTTTGGCCTGCGCTTTGAAACGCAGGACGATGAAGACGACGAGGACGCGCCAGAAGCCCCGATGGAAGTGATGGCCGAACCCGAGGAAGACGCCCCCAAGAAAGACGCCGAAGTCGTCAGCTTGGATCAATTCCGAAAATAA